CGGCGTGCGCGGCCGGTGTACGTCCCGCGCCCGCCGGGGTCGTGAGCGCGGCGGCGATCGCCGTCGTGAGCGGAACCGACAGCGCGATCGCGATACCGCCGACGAACGAGCGGGCCAACTCCACCGCGACGACGTCGGTGGTGAGCAGTCCGCCCAACGGCTGCTGGGCCACGGAGAACAACAGCATCAGCGGCAGCGCACTGCCCGCGTAGGCGAAGACGAGGGTGTACACCGTGCTCGCGATGTGGTCGCGGCCCACGCGCATCGCGGCGCGGAAGGTCGCGAGCCGTGACGGTTCGCCGGCCGCGGCCAGCTCGAAGGCCGCCGAGGCCTGGGTGATCGTGACATCGTTCAGAACACCGAGGGTGCCGATGATGAACCCGGCGAGCAGGAGACCGCTGACCGAGATGTTGCCCTGATACACCTGCAGATTGGTGGTCTGATCCCCCGAGAGCCCCGTGAGATTCATGGTCCGGATGGCGAGCCAGCTCAGGAATCCCGCGAGCAGGAGGGAGGTCAGCGTCCCGAGCAGAGCCGAACTGGTCCGGAGACTGACACCGTGCGCGAGGTAGAGGACCACGAACAGGATCACCGCCGACGACACGACCGCCACCGCAACAGGGGACGACCCGTCGAGGATGGCCGGCAGCGTGAACACGGTGAGTATCCCGAAGGCGATCGCCAGCCCGATGATCGAGCGGAACCCGCGCCACGCCGCCACCAGCACGATCGCGGCGATGAACAGCACGGCCCAGAAGATGATCGCCGGTCCGCGCTGGAAGTCGAAGAAGCTGTACCGGTTGCTGCCGTCGGGGCCGGGAACGGTCGCGAGCCGGATGCCGTCCCCGACGTTCAACGTCGGCTGGCCGGCCTGGGGGTCGTCGAGCGTGCCGGCGGCGGGGGCCACGGTGTCGGGCCCGGATCCGGCCTGTGCCCGGTTGGTCGGGATCTCCAGGACGGTGTACTGGCCGGCCACGTCGCCGGAGGTGAACCGGCCCGCGTTGAGGATGCACGGCCCACCCGGCACCGGATTCACCGGTATGTCGGCGGTCTCGAGCACTGATCCCGCCACCGAGTTGAGGCAATTCGCATGGAACTGGTCCACGATCTCGCCGTCGACCGTGGTGATCGGCCCGCCGTCGGCGGACCGGAACTGGGTGGGGATCGGGTGTTCGGACTCCGACGGCCACAGGACGACCATGCCGACCGCGACCGCGACCGCGGTCACTGCGAGCGTGCCGATGACGAACCACCGGGCGATCGGCGACAGCGTGTGGCTGATGTCGGACAGCGAGTGCGCATGACCGTGCCCGTGATGTGTGCGGCTCACGCGGTGAGCCTATGCGCACCGCACCCGGGTCGCGATGGGCGACCCGGGTGCGGTGCTGGGGTGTGCAGCAGTGCCGACGCTGGTCACAGGGGCAGCAGGATGCCCTTGACCCGCGGATCGGTCCGCAGGAATTCCTGCACGGCAGGGTCTTTGAACGCGGCGACCAGGTTCTTGATGTTCTCGGTGTCCTTCCACTGCGTCCCGATGGTCAGCTGCCCGGCGAACTCGTCGGGAGCGGGCGGAGCGTAGATCTGCTTGGCGATGTCGATGTTCGCGGCGAGGTAGTACTCGGTGTAGCCCACGGTGGCGTCGAGGTCGGCGAGCGAGCGCGACTGGGCGGCGAAGTCGAGCAGGACGAACTGCAGGTTCCGCGGATTCGTGGCGATGTCCTTCTGGGTCGCCTTCCACTTGTCCACGCCTGGTTTCAGCGTGATGAGTCCGGCGCGTTCGAGCAGCCAGAGTCCCTGGGCTTCATTCGCGGGATCGGAGTAGAGGGAGACGCGGGCGTTCTGCGGCAGGTCGGCGACGTCGCGGTACTTGTCCGACCAGATGCCGAATCCCCAGCGGAACACCGGCGTCGCGGCTTCCTCCTGGAAGTCCGGGTTCGCCTCGAGGACCTGCGACAGCCACAGCTTGTGCTGATAGACGGTGCCCGCGACCTCCCCGTCGCTGACCGCACGGTTCAGCGTCGTGGAGTCGGACAGGCCCTTGAATGCGACCTTGATGTCGTACCGGGGTGCGACCTCGTCGGCGATGAACTCGACCAGTGCCTGCTCGGAGGCGTTGCCCTCGGCGGTGACGACGGTCAGTGTCGCACCGGCGGTCTCGTTGGGCGACGTCGAGTCGGACCCGAGGAAGCGCCAGCCGACGACGGCGGCGATCACGGCGACCACGACCAGCGCGCCGACGATCAGCGGCCAGCGGCGACGTGTCGAGATCTCGATTCCGGAACTGCCGGGCGGAGAGGGAGTCTCGCCGGATTTCGATGAGGTGCCGGTGGTGGAACCGGTGTCCTGTGTCATGGGGTGCCTTTCGGGTGTGGCTGGGTGATGCGGTGACGGGCGCTCCGCCGCTCAGGGAGCAGAGCCGGCCGGCGGTTTTGTGGTTCTTCAGTGGTTGACCCGGCGGGACGTGACCGGGTTGAGGCTACGGGCGAGGGCGTCGCCGGCGACCTGGATCACGGCCACCGTCACGATGAGCACGATGATGGTGGCGACCATGACTCCCTGATCGAATCGCTGGTAGCCGTAGGTCACGGCCACGTATCCGAGTCCGCCGGCGCCGATGGTGCCGGCGATCGTGGAGTACTCGATCATCGCGATGGTGTTGATCGTCAGTCCGCCGATTATGCTCGGCAGCGCCTCGGGAACTTGTGCCTTCCAGATGATCTGGGCGTTCGATCCGCCGGACGCACGTGCCACGTCGATCGTCGAGGCCGGGACCGACCGCAGCGAGTTCTCGACGATGCGTGTGAAGAAGGCGATGCCGGCGATCGACATCGGTACCACCGCCGCGGCGATGCCGATGTTCGTGCCCGTGACCAGGCGGGTGAACGGGATGATCGCCGTCATCAGCACCAGGAAGGGCAACGACCGACCGATGCTGATCACCCACGACAGGGGGGTGTGCAACGAGCGTCGTGCGAAAAGCCCGCCGGGA
The genomic region above belongs to Gordonia hongkongensis and contains:
- a CDS encoding YibE/F family protein is translated as MSRTHHGHGHAHSLSDISHTLSPIARWFVIGTLAVTAVAVAVGMVVLWPSESEHPIPTQFRSADGGPITTVDGEIVDQFHANCLNSVAGSVLETADIPVNPVPGGPCILNAGRFTSGDVAGQYTVLEIPTNRAQAGSGPDTVAPAAGTLDDPQAGQPTLNVGDGIRLATVPGPDGSNRYSFFDFQRGPAIIFWAVLFIAAIVLVAAWRGFRSIIGLAIAFGILTVFTLPAILDGSSPVAVAVVSSAVILFVVLYLAHGVSLRTSSALLGTLTSLLLAGFLSWLAIRTMNLTGLSGDQTTNLQVYQGNISVSGLLLAGFIIGTLGVLNDVTITQASAAFELAAAGEPSRLATFRAAMRVGRDHIASTVYTLVFAYAGSALPLMLLFSVAQQPLGGLLTTDVVAVELARSFVGGIAIALSVPLTTAIAAALTTPAGAGRTPAAHAAA
- a CDS encoding MetQ/NlpA family ABC transporter substrate-binding protein — protein: MTQDTGSTTGTSSKSGETPSPPGSSGIEISTRRRWPLIVGALVVVAVIAAVVGWRFLGSDSTSPNETAGATLTVVTAEGNASEQALVEFIADEVAPRYDIKVAFKGLSDSTTLNRAVSDGEVAGTVYQHKLWLSQVLEANPDFQEEAATPVFRWGFGIWSDKYRDVADLPQNARVSLYSDPANEAQGLWLLERAGLITLKPGVDKWKATQKDIATNPRNLQFVLLDFAAQSRSLADLDATVGYTEYYLAANIDIAKQIYAPPAPDEFAGQLTIGTQWKDTENIKNLVAAFKDPAVQEFLRTDPRVKGILLPL
- a CDS encoding methionine ABC transporter permease, with protein sequence MSTTYSANITVPLDEIPDLLIPAAIDTVLMVSIVMVVVLVVGVPLGALIHNLAPGGLFARRSLHTPLSWVISIGRSLPFLVLMTAIIPFTRLVTGTNIGIAAAVVPMSIAGIAFFTRIVENSLRSVPASTIDVARASGGSNAQIIWKAQVPEALPSIIGGLTINTIAMIEYSTIAGTIGAGGLGYVAVTYGYQRFDQGVMVATIIVLIVTVAVIQVAGDALARSLNPVTSRRVNH